One Triticum dicoccoides isolate Atlit2015 ecotype Zavitan chromosome 5B, WEW_v2.0, whole genome shotgun sequence genomic window carries:
- the LOC119307371 gene encoding ribosomal protein S19, mitochondrial-like gives MSSIASLIASRSSFARCGHALPAAISQARHAASPLLSAFGSAARAFSSRPLWKGAFVDAFLQRIKNSGGSLNGRKIWSRRSSILPEFVGSSALVYNGKTHVRCRVTEGKVGHKFGEFAFTRKRRPHRAITAKKAGGQGKGRK, from the exons ATGTCGTCCATTGCTTCTCTCATCGCCTCCAGGTCCAGCTTCGCCAGGTGCGGCCACGCTCTCCCCGCTGCCATCTCTCAG GCCCGGCACGCCGCGTCTCCGCTGCTCTCGGCGTTCGGATCAGCGGCTCGCGCTTTCAG CTCAAGGCCTCTATGGAAGGGAGCGTTCGTCGACGCGTTCCTGCAGAGAATAAAGAATAGCGGGGGGAGCCTGAACGGCAGGAAGATCTGGTCTCGCAGGTCTTCGATCCTGCCGGAgttcgtcggctcctccgcgctcgTCTACAACGGCAAGACCCACGTCCGTTGCAGGGTCACCGAAGGGAAGGTCGGCCATAAGTTCGGGGAGTTTGCTTTTACGCGGAAACGGAGGCCCCATCGCGCGATTACGGCGAAGAAGGCCGGCGGTCAAGGAAAGGGGAGGAAGTAA
- the LOC119307373 gene encoding leiomodin-2-like: protein MGDYTIRISTSLIDQLSRDDEKVKRRTRKPKPKKVVEQQEEPRDNGRELPSEPKSSPAPAPGWALPPPMYLPVTPAPPPPLPAIQEVETIRNVVGESEKVLEKLQKQEATMREELTKRAKELHDKEFKLPYQNPSPCTDERAGCAECYRSNTQDPLKCAEAVKRFEACVSMARRSGTMGAAQ, encoded by the coding sequence ATGGGTGACTACACAATCCGGATAAGCACCAGCTTGATCGACCAGCTTTCACGTGATGACGAGAAGGTGAAAAGGAGGACCAGGAAACCCAAGCCGAAGAAGGTTGTGGAGCAACAAGAAGAGCCTCGGGACAATGGCAGGGAACTTCCAAGCGAGCCCAAGAGCAGCCCTGCTCCCGCTCCTGGGTGGGCGCTGCCGCCCCCCATGTACCTACCAGTGACCCCTGCTCCTCCACCACCCCTGCCGGCAATCCAGGAAGTGGAAACCATACGCAACGTGGTGGGGGAGAGTGAGAAGGTGCTGGAGAAGCTGCAGAAGCAGGAGGCAACGATGCGTGAGGAGCTTACCAAGAGGGCCAAGGAGCTGCACGACAAGGAGTTCAAGCTGCCCTACCAGAACCCCTCACCGTGCACTGACGAGAGGGCGGGCTGCGCCGAGTGCTACCGGAGCAACACCCAGGACCCGCTCAAGTGCGCCGAGGCGGTCAAGAGGTTCGAGGCGTGCGTCAGCATGGCGAGGCGGAGCGGCACCATGGGGGCTGCTCAGTGA